A window of the Phaseolus vulgaris cultivar G19833 chromosome 5, P. vulgaris v2.0, whole genome shotgun sequence genome harbors these coding sequences:
- the LOC137835389 gene encoding uncharacterized protein — protein MDERNCISEEDKSESSKTSSAILRRKRSFLDLNEEAADDGDGSTSDDPISINDISSQEGNLSSNNNSSEEGKERATAVRQYVRSKMPRLRWTPDLHLAFVHAVERLGGQERATPKLVLQLMNVRGLSIAHVKSHLQMYRSKKLDESGQVLSQNKAMQGRHSIFDMYGRLNAPRHFVVDNRNYIPSSLLIQQSPYQISAHGSSRSHPTGFFNGHMMIRSSSMWDKDLCSYQYQRSSCSPNFAGHAKFDAEVRDVKNRMPEFLNQVQVWKQGHVKDELERLNEKKGSPSFLELNLSPDSRNINSDEQMKKDPAESEQEINTRLSLSLFTSSSSNSSQQAQCSENHKDDTHVESFCLQNYAPRTRLG, from the exons ATGGATGAGAGAAATTGTATATCTGAGGAAGACAAGAGTGAAAGTAGCAAAACCTCTTCTGCAATTCTTAGAAGAAAACGTTCATTCTTGGATTTGAATGAAGAAGCAGCGGATGATGGAGATGGTAGCACCAGTGATGACCCCATCAGTATCAATGACATATCATCTCAAGAGGGTAATTTGAGCAGTAATAATAACTCAAGTGAAGAAGGGAAAGAGCGTGCAACTGCTGTTAGACAATATGTCCGGTCCAAAATGCCAAGACTCCGTTGGACTCCTGATCTTCATTTAGCTTTTGTGCATGCTGTTGAGAGGCTTGGTGGACAAGAAA GAGCAACGCCCAAGTTGGTTCTCCAGTTGATGAATGTGAGAGGACTTAGCATTGCACATGTAAAGAGCCATTTGCAG ATGTATCGAAGTAAAAAGCTTGATGAGTCTGGCCAAG ttttatctcagaaTAAGGCAATGCAAGGAAGGCATAGTATTTTCGATATGTACGGAAGACTTAATGCCCCACGACACTTTGTGGTAGATAACAGAAATTATATTCCATCATCTCTGCTCATTCAACAATCACCTTATCAGATCAGTGCTCATGGCTCCTCAAG ATCACACCCCACAGGTTTTTTCAATGGTCACATGATGATAAGATCAAGTTCAATGTGGGACAAAGATTTGTGTAGTTATCAGTATCAACGTAGTTCTTGCAGTCCTAACTTCGCTGGCCACGCTAAGTTTGATGCCGAG GTTCGTGATGTGAAAAATCGAATGCCAGAATTCCTAAATCAGGTTCAAGTATGGAAACAGGGTCATGTAAAAGATGAATTAGAGAGGTTGAATGAGAAAAAAGGGTCTCCAAGTTTTTTGGAGCTGAATTTAAGTCCAGATTCAAGAAACATTAATAGTGATGAGCAGATGAAGAAAGATCCAGCAGAAAGTGAACAAGAAATTAACACCAGACTCTCTCTTTCACTGTTCACTTCTTCGTCCTCAAATTCATCACAACAAGCACAATGTAGTGAAAATCATAAAGACGATACCCATGTTGAGAGTTTTTGTTTACAAAATTATGCACCAAGGACTCGTTTGGGCTGA
- the LOC137834478 gene encoding uncharacterized protein, giving the protein MYGFVDPAYTNPVGPNSTETQAYITNILEKEGKQIYLCPYINEHHWQLLVLSMVDKTAVWFCSLHKKMPTKFKDIIDTSWRGYNILKGRSSSNNLNYIRVKCNKQLGSYECGYYIMQWMITIIRLGVKTGWKELFTEETPMSEEGISYVRDSWSTYFINFYNSSIGKQ; this is encoded by the exons atgtatggattcgtagatcctgcatatactaatcccgttggaccaaactcaactgagactcaagcatacatcactaacatcctggaaaaagagggaaaacaaatttatttatgcccttatattaatga gcatcattggcagttacttgtcttatcaatggttgataagactgctgtgtggttctgttccctacacaagaagatgcccacaaaatttaaggatatcattgatac ttcatggcgtggatataacatcctaaaaggtcgatccagttcaaataatttgaactacataagagtaaag tgtaataaacaactaggaagctatgagtgtggctattacattatgcaatggatgattaccattataagactaggtgttaaaactggttggaaagag ttattcacagaagaaacaccaatgagtgaggaaggcatttcatatgttagagattcttggtccacatatttcattaatttttataactctagcataggtaaacaataa